The Zalophus californianus isolate mZalCal1 chromosome 6, mZalCal1.pri.v2, whole genome shotgun sequence DNA window AATTTGCCTTATTTTCCTGCTTAGATCATTTAGCTTAGTGAAGCAGTTCTTTAAATCTGAGCAGAGATTTTGGGTAAAAAGCATGAGccaacaaactagattttaaacatGAGATTTGCTGACTGGATGATTAttggttttcttcatgtttctcaCTTCAAGATGTTTTGCCTTTCTTCCCCACCCAGTTAATACACTGTTAAATGTGAAGTTAAGTGAAACAGAAAATGGTAAGCACGTGTCTATATTGGACCTCCCTGGCAATGTTCTAATCATCCCTCAAGCCACCCTTGGGGGGagagtaaaaggaagaaacatgCAGTATCACTCTAACTCTGGAAAAGAAGAAGGCTTGGAACTTTATTCCCAATTTGTGACTCTATGTGAAAAAGAACTGGCTGCCAACAGCAAGTGTGCCGAAGCTGGGGTTGTGGTGGAACATGGTACATACGGGAACAGGCAGGTGTTACAGCTGGATACCAATGGACCATACACACACCTAAttgagttttgaaaaattaaaaagttagtTTCTACAGTTTTCTGGTATAAAATGGTCTCAACTATAATTcgattttcttcctcttcttgaatACCTTAATCTGCAGCATTTTTAGACAAGAAAATCCTGGGTCCTATCCATACCTCTGCAACCTGTTAATTGGATGACCTTGCCTTGCCAAGTCACCAAACTCTGGATCTCATTCACCTTTCATCCTGCTTTCCCCTACACTTCCACTTGAAAGCTTGAAAAATGCTTTCTATTCACCTTATAGTCACTGTGGAAATGTTCTTAGAGAGCTGTACTTAAGTATTTTGCATGAAGAATTTTGTGCgatcaagaaaaatatttcttataccCTCAAATGTATGaagtatgtaataaaaataactttgtatTAAAATTAGGTAAAATCCCACACAAACCGATTGcagttttgtcagttttgttttactatttCAGTTTTCCATATTCTGAATGAAAACAATACAttatttactattctttttaataatatctGTGAAAATGTAGTCTAGAAATGTTATTGTGCATTATATTACTTTCCAAGGACATCCAAGtgctttaaattgttttaagaatctagttgaggggcgcctgggtggttcagtcggttaagcatctgccttccgctcaggtcatgatcccagggtcctgggatcaagttccacatcaggctccttgctcagcgggaagcctgcttctccctatgcctaccactccccctgcttgtgctctctctcgctctctctctctgacaaataaaaaaatctttaaaaaaaaaaaaataatctttagttgaggggtgcctgggtggctcagtcggttaagcgactgccttcagctcaggttgtgattttggagtcctgggatggagccctgcacaggctctgtgctcagtgattggtctgcctctccctctgcctctgtgctctctctcactctcaagcaaataagtaaaatcttaaaaaaaaaaacttaagttgATACAAGAACAAggtatgaagattaaaaaatgtttttatttggggcgcctgggtggctcagtcattaggcgtctgccttcagctcaggtcgtgatgggatcgaaccccacattgggctccctgctccgcgggaagcctgcttctcctcctcccactccccctgcttgtgttccctctctcactgtgtctctctctgtcaaaatcttttttaaaaagtttttatttaaaaaaaaaaaaagtttttatttaatataccAATTGGTTAATTAATacttctgtttctcagtttttttaaccaaaataatgTATGTCTCATTTTCTGTCCttggtttttaaaagttactgCTTTGTGAAATTAGTGTTCGTAAGTTTTCTAGAAGTCCTTTCTTAGATTgccataaaaggaagaaaaagggaagctTTCTACTCTTAATTATTTGGAAACAAGCTGACTTGTTCTTTTCCGTGTTATTTATCTAACAATTTCGAGCCAGTGTTTTTTCTGTTAGTGAATGTTtgtgccccacccccattcacatgttgaagtcccCCAActtgatggtatttggagatggggctttgggaggtaattaaggttaatgAGATCATAAGAGTGGgtccctcatgatgggattagaaTCTTCATAAGAGTAACCAGAGAGCTTGCTTGCTCGTTCTCTCTGTTCCCACCATGTGAGGATGCAGTGGGAAGGGGGCTATCTACAAATTAGGAAGAGAACCCTTATGAGAAACTGACCAggttgacaccttgatcttgaacttgcagcctccagacagaaaataaatttctgttgttcaagccactcagtctatgatATCTTGTTAGGACAACCTGAGCTGATGAAGATAGTGATACAAGATAGACAGCTAATGAGGTAGATTTTTCGGTCAAGAGAAGAAGATAtatgagaaactgaaagaataaataaataaaagataatattcaGTTTTTGCAAACTCTTCtgactttatttgaaaagatattttgaagtGTAAACACCAAATAATATTTCTAATtaccaaaagataaaataacttgAATAAACATCTTAAGTAGCTGCTAAAAATTCCTTTGTGTCATAATTTCTTTAGGTCTGTCCTCCtaagatacttaaaatttttgttatcaCGAAAATCCTATTACTCTATATCCTTCCTGTACTATTCTATTTTGGAACTTGAGAATCAATAACTGGCTTGGTGATGAGCTCATTGTCCTTAACTTTTTGCTTTATTGATTCATGATACACTTATTGAAATGTAATAAACTATTCATAAACTTTCAAACTCCAATTTTCTCAAAGCTTCTCTGAGAAGGTGTATATGTCTTTGGCAAAGATTATGTGTTacctattttaaatcattttgattttgtgTGTAGGTGAAATGCTGACTCATAGCCCTAGATtgctgttttatagttttttagaAACAATATGGGTTCATTTACAGAAAAGACTGTATAAGACAGATTACTGATGAATGTGGTTCTAATATCTTGAATATTCTCATACAAAGTAATATCAAACACACTTACCATTCCTTCATTAGTTCAAGTAAAAAAAGGCCCACCGTTAATGAATCATATCTGTATTAATGATGATTTATTGACTCCATAATGAAAGAAGTCAACTTATCGATTATAAAGATCAAAAGCTATGGAATCCTATGCCACTTGTTTTGTAGAATAAGAATTCACATTGGTGTTTTAAAACA harbors:
- the DTD2 gene encoding D-aminoacyl-tRNA deacylase 2 isoform X1 → MSESGRIPHARALLQQCLHARLQVRPAEGDAESQWVEVQRGLVIYVCFFKGANKELLPKMVNTLLNVKLSETENGKHVSILDLPGNVLIIPQATLGGRVKGRNMQYHSNSGKEEGLELYSQFVTLCEKELAANSKCAEAGVVVEHGTYGNRQVLQLDTNGPYTHLIEF
- the DTD2 gene encoding D-aminoacyl-tRNA deacylase 2 isoform X2; its protein translation is MSESGRIPHARALLQQCLHARLQVQRGLVIYVCFFKGANKELLPKMVNTLLNVKLSETENGKHVSILDLPGNVLIIPQATLGGRVKGRNMQYHSNSGKEEGLELYSQFVTLCEKELAANSKCAEAGVVVEHGTYGNRQVLQLDTNGPYTHLIEF